DNA from bacterium:
GTAACGGCAACGTCCCTCGCCAGCATCAAGCTCGCTTCCTTACCGGCAATTTCTCCAGCATGGATTCCATTAATCACGAGCAGCACAACATCATTCGATCGTCTTGCTTGATCGGCCGTGAAACGTTGATTCTTCGAGACCACCAGCAGAGGTAAATCTCTTCCTTGAGGGCTCTTCCCAAAGCTGGAGAATTTGATCCACGGAGATTCTTTTTCCAGACGTTTGCAGAACTCAACCGTCTCGTCATAGCGAGACGTCTCTTGAAACTGTGTTTTTTCAGCCCGCGTTAAAAATGATTCTGTTTCAGAATAGCGGTTCATCACCATAACCAGTATCCAAAAAAATACTTTCCGCATAACTACCTCTTTTTTTGAACAGAAGAACGCAAAGAACGCGAAGTTAAAAAAATCTTTGCGCCCTTTGCGAGCTTTTGTTCAAAATTACCTGATCGGGTAATTATACTTTTGCCGAATCTCTCCCCAATAGTCTCTTTTGGCAGGGACAGAAATACATCGAAAGTCAGGCAGAATCAATCCTGTAAGTGCACGCCCGTAACAACAACCAGTATCAATGCCGTACACACGATTCTGATAGTTCAATGGCACACCATGCTTCGAATAATCATGATGTCCGACAATCAGAGGTTTTGGGCCGTCGTATAACTCCCACCAGGGGCGATTCTTACAAACACCCTGAACATATTTCTCGGCGCTCATTCCTCCGACCAGAACGCGAGCCTTTTGATCCTTCAGTGAAATACCCGGCTCCCAGAACGCATGGACCACAATCGCTTCAGGAAGATCTACAAAAACGGGAAATGATTCCATGAATCCGATTGCTTCGTTATACTCCTGCTCACCGAATTCAGCGCGGGCAATTTCCTGTGAGACCTCGGGAGTTATTTCCCCACGGAACCATCGAATATGTTTTCGCTCGTGATTTCCCAGAACAGATTTTGCTCCCGGTGTATTTCGAAAGAAGTCGACAACCGATCGAGAATCAGGACCACGGTCCACAAGATCCCCGACAGTGACAATCGAGTCTTCTGCTGTGGTTCCAGTAAGCGTTAAAAGCTCCAGAAATTCCTGATAACAGCCCTGAATATCGCCCACAATCAGCGTCTTCATGATCCGGAGTACTCGCGATAGATGGACAGCAGTTTTGGAAACCAGACACGCGTGGAGTAGCCCTCCAATACTGTAGAGCGCGCGGCCTTTCCGAGCGACTCGCGAAGATTCGCATCTGAAATGAGCTGACTCAGGCAACTTTCCCAGTCGCGAAGATCCTGCGCCAGAAATCCGTTCACTCCGTGTTGCACAATTTCGCGATTCACGCCGACCGGCGTCGCAACGGACGGAATTTCAAGCGACATATATTGTAGGAGTTTAAATCCACATTTTCCGCGGGACCAATCATCCATCCTTAACGGCATCAAACCAATATCAAACGACTGGAGCTGTTCCACTTCGCGGAAAGGATCCCATTTTTCAAACCGGAAAGGAAATGCAAAACTGCGCGGGCGGGATCCGGAAAGAATTACGATTTCCACTGGAAATTCTTGCGTCAGCTTTTCCAACACCGGTGAAAGAAGCTGAACGTAAGGAAAGTTGTACTCCAGGCCGGACCATCCGAGAATCAGACGGTCGCTGGACTTCTTCGGCAGCGGCCTGAACAGATCCGTGTCCAGAACTGTAGGTACAATGTGCACCTGTTCGTTGAATTTTTTCGCATACTCTGCAAGCGTATGATTCCCCGCGATCACCGCACGCGCGCCACGAATCAGCCTGGGTAACTTCCATGGGTGCGTTATGTAGATGGCATCGTCAAACTCAAACAAATAGCTGCGCGAAAGATATTTCTCTTCGAAAGCGAATGGCAGATAGGGGAACAGCTGTTGTTCAATCACATTCAGGTCCGAGTCGTCCTTTCTCGCGACCAATTGCCGTTCACGGAATCGAGCAAGCGTATAGGGGATTTTTCGAATCGTGCGAAAAGGCTCATGCATTCGTAGAATATCGAAATATCGATCATCAAATAGCTGTGAGATGCGGAAATCAATTTCCGCAGACCGAAAGGATTCCACAAATTGAAAAGCTCTGTACCGGCTGCTCGGACCCAGGTTGGAATACTTGGAGTAGTAAGTGACTTTCACTCGAAGCCGTTACTTTTGCGGGTTCAGCATGCGTTGTTTGTGCCGGGCGATGCCGGCCGGTGTATAGATAGCGGTAATGAACATACGGTTGTCCACAGGTTTGAGGATGAAGGTGCTCTGCTGATATTTTGCAGCTGGATCCTTGTAACGAAAAGTGTAAGTCAGTAGATTGCCCTGCCGATCGAGCCAATCGCCGGTCCATTCGTAGATCACCCAGACGGGTTCACGCGGTGGATCGTTGAAGAATGTCCAGCCACGAACCTGAGACGATTCATTTTTGGGAAACAAATAGATATAGGGAACCGGCTTCCATCCTTGATTTTTCAATCGGCTTCCGATTTGTGCAATCAGTTCTTTTGCCGGATATCTTGCGTTTAGCTCATATTCCAGAACGTCCATGCCTCGCAAATGATGGGTTTTTACGTCCTTGGCGCCAGGAAGTGTGATCAAAACGCCTTCGGGTGCTTCACGGCACGCACTTAGAAGGAGGAGGAAAAGAAGGAATGCGCGGACCATCAGAAAATATAGTAGCGCGGACGTCTCGTCTGCGCCAACCGCAGGCGGGACGCCTACGCTACTTTGTTTTACTTATTTTGGGGTGGGATGGTCTCCACGTAATCGAATTCGCCATCGCGGACCTTCAAGATAATTGCCTGTTTGCGAGGATTGCGATTTTCATCGATCTCGATCTTGCCGGTGACACCGATAAAATCTTTCGTAGAAGCCAGTGCGTCCCGAACGCGCGCCGGATCTACTGAATTAGAGCGACGGAACGCATCAAACAACAACGATGCAGCATCATAGCCAAGGACCGCATTAGTGTCCGGCAATTGTCCGTACTGCTTCTTGTAGTCCTGCACAAATTTCTGCACCACCGGATTCGGGTCTTTTGCGGCGTAATGACTGGAATAATAAGAATTGTTCAAAGCAGTACCACCAATCTCCCACAAGCTTCCCGAATCCCAGCCATCTCCACCCAGCAGCGGAACTAGAATCCCCAGATTTCGCGCCTGACGCGCGATAAGTCCCGCTTCGGTATAGTAACCGGGAATGAAGATCGCTTCAGGATTTTTCGATTTAATCAGCGTCAACTGCGCATTAAAATCATTGTCCCCCTCACTGTAGCTCTCATCGGAAACGATGCGGCCTCCGCGTTTTTGGAATTCTTCCGTAAATACATCCGCCAGGCCGACCGAATAATCATTCTTGATGTCTCGAAGGATTGCGACATTTTTAAGCTTCAGATTGTTTGAAACGAATTGGGCCATCACAAAACCCTGAAATGTATCGATAAAACAAACCCGGAAAATGTAGTCACCAACAGTGGTAACGCGCGGATTTGTAGAAGATGGAGTGATCATGGGAATCCTGTTCTGCTGGCACACAGGGGCCGCAGCCAAACTCCGCGACGAAGAGACTTCCCCCAACACCGCTACCACTCGATTCTTTGTGATGAGCCGGGTAACAACGGTCTGAGCTTCTTCCGGCTTGCCCTGATCATCTTCCACGATCACACGGATCTTTTTGCCAAGAACGCCCCCGGCAGCATTTACGTCTCGAATCGCCATGTCAATCCCGTTCTTTACCGAAATCCCATAAGTGGCGGTTGTGCCGGTAAGCGAACCGTATTCACCAATCAAAATCTCTTCGGAAACGGGATTCTCTTTCTTGCAAGACGGGAGATAAAGAATCACAACAATCGCGATCAGAGCTAAAAGTAAACGTTTCATGAACCCTCCGACTGAACGGAGCGGGCAGGACGCCCGCGGCCTTTAATGCAGGCTGGAAGCCTGCGCTCATAATGCAGGCGGGACTCCTGCGCTCCCTAATATTTTGTGACCATCCCGAGTTTTTCCTGGATCAACGGGACAACAGCTTATGCGGATAGTTTTCGATGATACCTGCCTGCGAAATCACCACATAATCCAGTTTCCTTTGCAGCTCAGGGATGTTGATAGAACCACCGTACGTCATACCCGATCGCAGGCCGCCAATGATATCAGCCAGAATCAGATCCTCATCTTCACGATAAGGGACTTCCACTGCAATCCCTTCCGCTGTTTTCCACTCCGGCATCGGCCCGACCTGTTCTTCATGAGCTTCACGACTCGCCATCCCCCGGTACACCTTCACTTTGTCACCATTTTCATTTGTGATCACCGGACCGGGCGTGGGGCGCGTTCCAGCCAGCATGCCTCCCAGCATCACAAAATCGGCGCCAAATGCGAGCGCTTTCACAATGTCCGCCGGAACACGGATTCCGCCGTCCGCCACAATTGATCGATCCACTCTGGCGCATTCCAGGATTGCAGTCAGCATCGGAACACCGAAGCCCGTTTTCAAACGCGTGCTGCAGACAGAACCTGCGCCGATCCCGACTTTTACGATGTCAGCTCCGCACGATGCAAGGAAGTCTGCGCCTGCATACGTGGCAACATTTCCCGCCATGATGCAGCTTTCAGGAAGCATGTCCCGCAACGTTTTCAGCGTGCGTCCCACATACTTTCCATGCGCGTGAGCTACATCGATGCAGAAATAGTCGGCTCCCGCGTCCCGCAAAGCTTCCGCGCGTTGCAGCTCATTCTCCGCGGTTCCGACAGACACAAATGTTTTTTGCGGACAGAGTTTGAATTCCTCCACATTTTTCGCTGCCGGCCAAAACCGGTGCAACACGCCGATCCCGCCGTGGGACGCGATGAAATTCGCCATTTCATGCCCCGTAACGGTGTCCATATTCGAAGTCATCACCGGAAGATCCAGTTGGAGTTTCCCTGACCGGTCTTTCATCGAGGTATCCACCACTCTCCTCGATTCATAGTGATTGTAGGAAGGGATCAAAAGGACATCATCGTAAGTAAGCGCCATTTGCTGCATCAGAACACCTCTTTATAAACAATATTAATGCCATTTATACCGTGCATTAACTGATGTAAGATGTTTCGTACGTCAGGAGATTGGGAGAATATGGCAGACCAAAAGAATGAACAAACCAGCAAGAATCCCCTTCGTGCTCTATTTGATTTCAACAAAGAGGAACTTCGGATAGTTCTGCTCATGTTCGCGTTCTTCTTTTTGTTCATCGTGGTTTTTCAGATGGTACGGCCGCTGAAAAAAGGACTGTTCCTGTCAGTCTTTGACGCAGATGCAGAGTTGAGAGCAAAGTTGCTCAACATTCTGATTTCAGTGGTAGCGGTTGTCGTCTACACGTATCTGGTAAATCATTTGAAACGGCACGTATTGCTTTACGTTCTGGGCGGCTTTTTTGCCGTCAGTTTTTTTTCACTGGGCCGGGTCCTTGCAGCACCTCAACCGCCGGGCTGGAGCATCTGGACGTTTTATCTGCTGGGCGATCTTTTGACAACAATGATGGTCGCGGCCTTCTGGGCGTATTTGACGGACATCACCTATCCTGATCAGGCCAAAAGGCTGTACGGACCGATTGGAACCGGCGGAGTCGTTGGCGGAATATTCGGAGCTACCACCGCCGTAGTATTGTTGAAACCGCTTGGAACACCCAACATACTGAC
Protein-coding regions in this window:
- a CDS encoding metallophosphoesterase is translated as MKTLIVGDIQGCYQEFLELLTLTGTTAEDSIVTVGDLVDRGPDSRSVVDFFRNTPGAKSVLGNHERKHIRWFRGEITPEVSQEIARAEFGEQEYNEAIGFMESFPVFVDLPEAIVVHAFWEPGISLKDQKARVLVGGMSAEKYVQGVCKNRPWWELYDGPKPLIVGHHDYSKHGVPLNYQNRVYGIDTGCCYGRALTGLILPDFRCISVPAKRDYWGEIRQKYNYPIR
- a CDS encoding ABC transporter substrate-binding protein, with product MKRLLLALIAIVVILYLPSCKKENPVSEEILIGEYGSLTGTTATYGISVKNGIDMAIRDVNAAGGVLGKKIRVIVEDDQGKPEEAQTVVTRLITKNRVVAVLGEVSSSRSLAAAPVCQQNRIPMITPSSTNPRVTTVGDYIFRVCFIDTFQGFVMAQFVSNNLKLKNVAILRDIKNDYSVGLADVFTEEFQKRGGRIVSDESYSEGDNDFNAQLTLIKSKNPEAIFIPGYYTEAGLIARQARNLGILVPLLGGDGWDSGSLWEIGGTALNNSYYSSHYAAKDPNPVVQKFVQDYKKQYGQLPDTNAVLGYDAASLLFDAFRRSNSVDPARVRDALASTKDFIGVTGKIEIDENRNPRKQAIILKVRDGEFDYVETIPPQNK
- a CDS encoding guanosine monophosphate reductase, translating into MQQMALTYDDVLLIPSYNHYESRRVVDTSMKDRSGKLQLDLPVMTSNMDTVTGHEMANFIASHGGIGVLHRFWPAAKNVEEFKLCPQKTFVSVGTAENELQRAEALRDAGADYFCIDVAHAHGKYVGRTLKTLRDMLPESCIMAGNVATYAGADFLASCGADIVKVGIGAGSVCSTRLKTGFGVPMLTAILECARVDRSIVADGGIRVPADIVKALAFGADFVMLGGMLAGTRPTPGPVITNENGDKVKVYRGMASREAHEEQVGPMPEWKTAEGIAVEVPYREDEDLILADIIGGLRSGMTYGGSINIPELQRKLDYVVISQAGIIENYPHKLLSR
- a CDS encoding glycosyltransferase; the protein is MKVTYYSKYSNLGPSSRYRAFQFVESFRSAEIDFRISQLFDDRYFDILRMHEPFRTIRKIPYTLARFRERQLVARKDDSDLNVIEQQLFPYLPFAFEEKYLSRSYLFEFDDAIYITHPWKLPRLIRGARAVIAGNHTLAEYAKKFNEQVHIVPTVLDTDLFRPLPKKSSDRLILGWSGLEYNFPYVQLLSPVLEKLTQEFPVEIVILSGSRPRSFAFPFRFEKWDPFREVEQLQSFDIGLMPLRMDDWSRGKCGFKLLQYMSLEIPSVATPVGVNREIVQHGVNGFLAQDLRDWESCLSQLISDANLRESLGKAARSTVLEGYSTRVWFPKLLSIYREYSGS